The segment ATGGTATgtaaatagttagaatagttagagaatagttggaagcaattagagtagaataggaggacaaggcaagaaattgttgccattgattgtaaacaaattccattttcattgaagtaatggtgaaatatgtcgttttcttgcaatttgcatggtttcttgtggagtcttcaatcctagatggtaaatgattagatgaatggaggaaatgcgattgattaatggtggaattcgtatatccatactactagcagtttgttgattgcagacttgccttgtgtagtcaactggaatcgttcagcttaagctcaatttcaatttgtcgcctcttcattgatatgcatcaacttggatggtatttatgcctgcggtgatgatttgaacatcataaagcttcccttagaagatcgcactagccttgtgtagatgttccatgatgtcaaaacaagacctagttagagtttcatcaaaaatcaaatcattgctcctacattcttagtattaggattagatcctctcttcgcccttatccttttttcatttttcaaatctaagttagtgagagcttgtgttctagcaaagcagatcggaagttcaatcatcacatgtaagtccccttgtgatcccagcaaatcacatcataccactggagcttgtccacacgtagagaccctacatcaaagaaccttggagtctacctaactgatcctttacgcgaatcttcagcagttagagactattttctcaagagaggataagatgcctttcggtattttattctgtgtatgatggtgtacaaaatacacgtcaacaggaccatGATGTGCAAATGGGATAGGATGGGATCATATTTCAGAATGAGGATACACTTTACTCCAGCAATTCTATCAATgaggaaattccaagatatccAAAGGATGACGTGTTTGAACTATGATATTGTTTATTAAAAAAAAGCAGCTATGGATATCTCTTTTTGGTGTTCCCATTTTGTAATTTTGATGTTTATCACTAGTAGACTCTAGTTTAAGTTTTCAGTTTGTTTATATTTTGAACTTTGAAACATTGTAATTCTAGCAGCTACTATGATATTATCATATCCAAAAAAACAAATTGatttatcaattattaatttatcataaacatttataaattaTGATTTGACAATTGACATTGTTATCAATTATCCGCTGTGTAGTGTCTTCTCAATtctttatttattatttagttttgtACATTTTGATGTTAGTCACTTGTAGACTCTAGTTTGGGTTTCAAGCTCATttgtacattgaaatttgaaactttGTATGCTAGCAGCTGCCATATTATTATCATATTCATATAAaccattttttatttataaattatcaATTAATGATCATTAACATTTATGAATAAATAATTTGACAATTGGCATTGTGATCAATTATCAGATGTGTAGTGTGTTCTCAATTCtgtatttattatttcatttagtaaatctTGTGTAAGCATCTGTCCCCCGAAAATTTAGGAAAACCACAGACCACATGTGAGATCGGTTGATGTTTTATGTGAATGATACcttctcaatttattttttaaaacagtACAGCCATTAAGAAGGGAACTGTAATTGTATAAAGACAATGTtggaaaaacattttttatttgacttacAAATAATGACTGAACTTTATATAAACACACCAGCTAGCTAGCAGCACAACAAAAAAAAACTGTTATCTAAAATAATTACACCATCATCATCTTAATCAAGCCCATAATCATATGCTAAGAAGTCCACTAGATAGCTCACTCAACCAAACTACTTACATTATAGCATCATCATCTACCATGACGCCTCTTCTGATGCTGCCTTCTCTTCCTCCGGCAATCTCCAAAATCAGAATCAGACTCTGTTTCAGTCTCCAAGGAACTATACTTTTGATTCCCCCTCTTCCTGTGCTTTCTTTTGTTtcgttcttcttcagaatctgaaTCAAAAGATGTTTCCAATGAAACCTCACTATCACTTGAATTGGATTCAGATGTATCTGACTCAGAGTCTGAGACTTCAGTGGAAATATCACTACCACTTGAAAACACAGATGCTTCACTTGAACTGTTGTTGCTGCTATCATCTGAATATCGCTTTCTTTTATTCTTCTTTTTATGGCACATATCCTTGTTCTTTCTTCTGGCATCTTCTTTTTCTGGTGCTTGATTTCTATTCAAACCATGCTGCAGATCCAATGCATTCTGAGGATTATCGAAATTGCTCAACTCATACGAAATTGAAATTTTCATCTTAAGTTTTGGATTCTTAAGTTGCTGTGTCCTGGAGGGATAAGAAATGTGAACTCTATCATTCTTGCATTCATAAGAACAATGACCAGGTTGAAAGCATTTCTGGCAGTGCTGAATAGCACCTTCAGATGAAGCTCCTAGCGTCAAATCCTTCCTGACTCCCAATTTCACAGCCTTCTCGGTACTCATCAAATACATCTGACGTTTTGCTTCTTTACGTTCCTGCCATCGACTGGGCCCTTCTCCCTTCTGTACATATGCATTTGCATTGCTTGTGGAAGCAGTCAATGCTTGTTCGGCTTGTGTGTGGCTGAGACCCTTTGCAGCAGCCTTTATCCGATCTGCAGCTGCCTGTGTTGCTTCCTCCTCCTTGCTAGACATTCTTTGACTTTTGGCTTTGCGCTGGTGAGGTTCAGATCTCAAACTCTAGCTCAAGTGCTTAGCTGTAGATAAATTCTCTAGCAGCTGATACCAGGCATAGATTACAACTAATAGCAGCAAGAATTACAACAACTCTGCAAATATTATAACCTCAATGCTCTCGCCTCTGCCAACCTGGCAAGAGGATTTGCTTGACTCCAGCTCAAAAGCACTAGTGCCCTGATAGAGATGAGAACTTTAGATCAGGAGCAGTTTAATATCTATCCCTGAAATATTCTATCGAGTGAGCAAACACAGtactaaaaaagaaaaaagaaatttcAACGCATATAAACCAAAGTACAATAACCAACTAACTACTGCATGTAAAATTTAGATAACCCGCATAAGTGACGCTACTTTTGCGATTGAAATAGATGGTAACTAGTTTGCATGCTGCTGTACTCTAAATTCTAAAttccaaattttaaaaatcaaagtaAATTTTACTAAAATGTGTACAGTTTCTTCTGTTAATCCGAAATTATCACTACACTTGGGAATGATCGATGAATTTTAGATAATTACTCGATTACAGTGTAAAATCTTCAATGCTAACAAAAATTAGAGTTAATGGCAAAATCTCTCCTGCTTGTGAAATCAGGGTAAATGGTAAAATGCATACTGCTAGTGAAATCGGGGTAAGTGGTAAAAATTCCTAATGCTAGTGAGTTCTAGGATAAACGGAAAATACAAAAAATTCCGCTGCTTGTGAAATCAGGGCAAATGGCAAAATTCCCGGTCCTTGTGCAATTTGTTCAAGTGGTAAAATTCCGGCTGCTGTTAAAATAGGGCAAGCGATAAAATTCCTGCTGTTTGTGGAATCAGGTCAAATTGTAAAATTCCCACTTGTGAAATTAGGGCAAGTGGTGAAATTCCCTACGGATGTACAATTAGGATAAGTGGGTAAATTCCGTCTACGTGTGAAATTGGAGCAAGTGGTAAAATTCCCTTTGCTTCTGAAATTAGGGCAGATAGTAAAACACCTACTACCGTTGTAATTAAGGTTAAACGGTATAATTCATACTGTCAGTGAAATAAGGGTAGAAGATAAAATTCAACTACTTGTGTAATATGGGTAGAAGTAAAAATTCATACATTTGTGAAATCAGGTTTAGATGCTAAAATGACAATTCTCGCTGAAATTAGTAAAATTTTCAGGAAAACAGGTAGATGTTAAGAAAACCCCTGCTATTAATATCAATAagttaaaatatgaaaaataaagaaaacaaaaactaATCAAAGAAATCCACGGCATTTTGTTTGAAacaaaaattttaatttaaaatttttcaaaattacACTAAAACATTCAAACTGAAGGAGAGCCATGCGCACATACAGTCCATAGTGATGTTTTGGAGGAAAATTTTAAGGCTTCATTCGGAGAAATGCAATATATCACGTACGTAAATATTCGTTGAAGGTTTTACTTAGAAACGAGAAAGAAAAGTGAAACAAGCAGATTCTAGAGTTACCTTCGCTACGCTGAGAAAACTTTCTGAATCGTGAAAGATTTTCGCCTATAACATACTGTGAGCCCACAGACTTCTGGCAAAATCCCTCTattgaaatgagaaaatgaaatgaaCACTTAAAAAGTTTATTTTAAGTTTGCAAAGCTGACTTCATTAAAATCTTtcatcattcattttttttttcaatttttttactaatttttcaaAATCCAACTAAAAATATATTAGATTAAATAAAGTTCGTTGGAAGTCATTGACAAACAAGATGAAGAGACAATATTGCACTCACATAGGAAAAAATGTTCAGTCATTTAACTCGAAAAAACATGGATTAAATTAACAAGCAAGCATAGGATGCATGCTTATGTGGCCAACATAAAGCATATAAAGATCTCAAATGTGTGGTTATATGGGAGCATTTAACTCCTATGCTTAAATTTTACCATCTAAAGATGCAAACCCTTCGAACTTGTGCTTATATGGACCACGATAAATGTATCTCAATAAATTgtgtttattaaaaaaaatttctttcaaaattgtCTTTTTTAAAATTATCGAATTAGATGTGTGTAAATTAGTTTTTTGAATatcaaattatttttcacattgataaaaaAATGGGATTAATTTAGAGTTTGAATCCATTACAATGAATCAGTCAAGAGTCAAAAGATAAAGGTCATATCAAATATGAAACATAAATAACCAAAAAAGCATGAAAACTAGCAAATATGGACATGCATAGTAAAAATACAATAGAAAAATAGAACCAAGAAACAAAGACTAATCACTATCAACCAAATGTTGTAGCCCTTTAGTCTTCTACCACTCCTTGAAGAGAAAGTTAACATGTTATTCAAATGTGACATCCATGGGTAACCACTTGAGTGCCTAGGTCTCCAAATTTGGCCATAGTTTTAGCTCTAATAAATTTTGCAAAAGCCTCTTAAGAAGTCTTTCCTTTTATTTTATGTACCTCTCCTTCAAGGACATAGATGATGGTGGCAATATTCTTGATGGTTTCTTTACTCTTGGCCAAGAGGCTAGAGAAGTTCTTCTACATGTCCTCTtagttttcctttgttttaaaaaaatgCCTTAAGATATTCTTAGTTGTTGGAGATTGTGAATTtgtgcactttaacttagatttacTCATCCACGTGTTTTCTTTTCGAATCATTAGCTTTATCAAACAcgacattttaaatgttttgtagCCTTAGGTTAGTGGTATGTACATTGCACAAGGAACTATTTCATAGAATTGTTATGGAGATCAAGACTTTCTTGGAGGTTCTTCATTTTTTCCAATAGTTCTAATTAAGGTACTCAATAGTGAGTTGAAAAATAGAAGAGCTAAGTATGTGGATAGAGTCATTTTTTCGTTATTTGTCTTGGGAAATTATGTGGTCCTTTTTTAGGTCAATATTTCTTTTGCTTGGTAATCTAGGTTTTGTTAGAGGGGCTAAGGCTAAGAACATAATGAGTTTTAGGAGAATCATCAacaaaaatagcttttcatttatcAAATTTCTAAGGGGGGTGGAGGTAGGGAGATCTATGGATTCAACATTATGGGCCTTGGTGAGGGGTACAAGAATCTTAACCATAGGGGTTTTCACAAGTTTTTCTTGCACAAGCACCTTGGGGTGTTAAGAGGAGTTTAGTTTGGGCAAACACTTTTTTGAAACATGGGAGGAAGACTGACTATAAAATTTTGGGGGAAATAGGACATGTCTATAATTCTGAGCACAATTTGTTCAAAGGAACTATATAAGAAAAATGAGACGCATCTTTCATGTTGTGTTGTAGATAGTTTAACATAGGAAAAAGGTAGGAGTAGAAACATTTGTGCCTAGCTTCAAGAGTGAAATATCTCATGAACACCTCTTTTTGCTTCTTATTTgtacccttgttttgttgcttattttaatcaaaaacatcttTATATGGCCCTAGCAAGTCCGCCCTGTTGAAGCCATTATGGTATCTAAAGGTTTTCTCTCCTTCTTGACAAATTTCTTCATGAACTGATGGTCTCTACTCTTGATCATTTTTAGGAGCTTGATTCCCTCCATGCTCAAGCCTATGGTCAAGGTTAAGAGTTCCTCAAACACTTTGAATAAGATGTCCCAAATGTAGAGTATTTTGCTCTTCCATCTATTGACAAATTCATATGATAAAGCCTCAACATAGTGAGCAATGGCCTCCAAATAGAGGGTCAAATTGCATATGCTTAGAATATTTCCCATGGTAGCATTATTTTGATACTTGTCACATGAAATTGATTCCACGCTTAGAAGATCTCCTATCATGATTGTGTGGTTCCCACTTTGTGAAGAGACAATAAAAGATAAATTCAACTTAGAATGAGGAGAAAAATTGGGTTTGTGATGTTAGAGTATAGAGGGAAACAAAATTAACAATAGAAAGGCGTGAATCCCATAAACTCCCATCGATGTCTATCACTATATTATATTTCTCAACGTAATTATTTTGGATTTCTCTCATGCTAACTCAACTCAACCTTAAAGGAGGCAATATGTAAGGCTTAACCTTATATGCAATAGTTACAAATCTTTTGGTTTATGGTggattcaattagggttagttAGTTAAatccagggaaaactttaagaaacccacccccccttggacaaggtgtaaaaacctggtgaaAGCTGTATAATTccagaggaaaattttaattttactggcgaatttttgcggtttacgaAGAAAAATagtaatctccattggcgaattagtcatgatcgctcaaagtttgtgaaaaatcctcgcgaattgtaatgtttttaaaaccaaaaaaatacttgcatgggcgaattgtaatgtttttaaaaccaaaaaaatatttgcattggcgatctcaacctattttcaaaccattaaaaaaaatattggcgatttcaacctattttcaaaccataaaaataaaatattggcgatttcaagctattttcaaaccataaaaaaaaaaaaattggcgatttcaagatattaagtcattaaaacacgtggcacatagtCGTCAACTCTCTACTTGAAAGATTGTCCACTAGAAAATCTCGCGACCTAgcaacaagcccttacgactctatctccaactcgcaagctgaaaatgctaagcttTCATAACCTTGAGATCTAGTGATTGAGGGAAATTGAACTGTCACTCGCCAACTCTCAACCACAAAATGTTGAGTCCTCGTCACCCgatgacttggagatagtggtaactttaacccttgtcgcgtacttgccaacataaaactgtttatctcttaaccgctagcacttcacttgcaagctcgcggcttgattaggtcttcagacatttaactttgtgagctggcgataaccataaaacttaacacaaactgtctagtcgctagctcgcgacctaaaaatgctaacattaaacaaacatgagagctagcgacaactgtatgaaatgagttactcgctaactctcgcggctataatgtatgacatcaaaccaacttgagacctcgcgaccaaagcaatttcattaacaatctccagctcagtAACGTAAAaggctaacacccaaaaagctagagaccttgcgatgtaaatccaaaccaacttgtcactagctcgcggcttgatcaagtcttcagacattttacctcgcgagatagcgataaccataaagcttaaccacaaactatctggtcgctagctcgcaacctaaaaatgctaacattaaacaaacatgagagctagcgacaactgtggtggcaagctaatatgtacgaggaatttttaaggcttggatgtcgactcattcctgagggactagtttgaaggtttctcctaagtcgaggttgattagacaagcgaggacgatGGTTTcgggattggatagcttctgagttagagatgggagatcacggatttctctaagaaatcagagctcaggttgcttgttgtcagggctGAATCAGAATTTGTCCAATCgaggaataaaatcagaaaaaaaaaatcattcacaatagatgagccttagcaggatgcagtggatttgataggcatgacttctagagtctacaatcatgttgaaaaatgccaaaatgataattttttacgtgaatgagcatcaccaaatgaagtattaaaaggttataaatacaatggaatggtgacttaattggtagaagagaaaagaaacctttttcattttctgggagtggttttttcctcagaaaggaagatgatgtttgatcaggatcgtgcatggagttgttgtgtgctctgtgataccgaatgggtgttttttttgttttctcctatgtgattttgtttattgtcagaggggttgtgaaagtgagaaggatttccagagggggtgtgaaagccttttcttatcaagaaaggccaagcatggcacatcctctacttctactctaccacatgatggcagggggtttgaagaaggagcccgtagaggaattaaagaaggatttgtttggatgGGGAGTGGcagctagtcatctttgtgatgacatggaagttgcaacccctccccaacatattgcaTTTAgtctaaagctcctctttccactttccctgatcgtgggcatgaaggctcgagctcctctttccattttctctgttcctgggcatgaaggcttcctcctctatttggaaatgatctgttggatagaacgtaacatctcacattccattcaAAGGCaccagggtgataatggcatggctcaagcagttttgcaagttgtatagtcattggggttccttttctggttccagtggtgattctagactctaggtgaagggagtaagttgtatagtcatttatagagcaaatgaaaagcatttagtgtcaagatttgtgcaggttcttgaaggagttatatataaatttattttgtgacgaTCGAtgaaagtagtaattttattcaatagaaattaaattttgatctatttctctTCGGTGTATAATtccatctctttcaaatgatcagaatcatgagttttaacttttttcatttgttgcattgttatggtgtatgtaatttttcatttaatgcttcctattatgcacaggaatgcaaaatttttgttagtctggaatcatattaaggattcacctcattgtaattggtgggcggattataggtatgagtatatgccaactttatggagaagggaaaacatgtacatgatagtcattgaacccctccatatatattacataaacatccatagcatataaaatcataagagtattaagaatgaaagtatcaaacaccacaatagatgggaatacaacataattagtaaaacatgcatgcaactcaattaaagggaatatcttttgaggatccaattccatgatagatgttatagacaaatcacaatttcataatcaa is part of the Cryptomeria japonica chromosome 10, Sugi_1.0, whole genome shotgun sequence genome and harbors:
- the LOC131036715 gene encoding uncharacterized protein LOC131036715, with the protein product MSSKEEEATQAAADRIKAAAKGLSHTQAEQALTASTSNANAYVQKGEGPSRWQERKEAKRQMYLMSTEKAVKLGVRKDLTLGASSEGAIQHCQKCFQPGHCSYECKNDRVHISYPSRTQQLKNPKLKMKISISYELSNFDNPQNALDLQHGLNRNQAPEKEDARRKNKDMCHKKKNKRKRYSDDSSNNSSSEASVFSSGSDISTEVSDSESDTSESNSSDSEVSLETSFDSDSEEERNKRKHRKRGNQKYSSLETETESDSDFGDCRRKRRQHQKRRHGR